From the genome of Gracilinanus agilis isolate LMUSP501 chromosome 2, AgileGrace, whole genome shotgun sequence, one region includes:
- the TDRD15 gene encoding tudor domain-containing protein 15, producing the protein MLAQRAEESRGVPLRHFMRLRVGSGGRCSGGRLTPLPFLFADGGPRDMELKISHIECLPKEILVKFQGRYDIECEFDYHILQSEIQHIAKTPGGVGVGDFCLVEERDSGEWHRGRVVETKNELYRVFLVDCGKELRVGAARVASARQNLFELPPKVVVGVFANILPLGEKWSPKALNYFTSLVGRQVKGYVQAVLPHQAVLLEAPRIIAEVLELQLARLVDGDSFQLLLEMLRDAAPDLLERHQQHQRPRSLGCGADVSPRFQHILDNLRPSLPVNCMESVKIASALSPSCFYCHLAKWLPELDSLTAAMSAHYESVSRERNPPSDNFGLLCVAKRRNGQWYRGVLQQLLPLDQVKIWFMDLGNSEAVPSNYVKKLKQEFSALPLFSFPCALSLAGSPSREARGLQLKLFKQALLGHVLFAHIDRFSTDEGLYYVTFHSHEAVLGSRNLLPASKGGPVPGPASRGAPGDGADPDKDLLCKVAVSWKTVDMRVGSAYVAFVEYVLNPSNFWVRTNEHQSQFEELTRKIGETYDACEKDEMLLKKPEPGTFCCARYFRDAHFYRAVITEVSGYKINVYFLDFGNTESVPFYDVKVLLREFCELPALAMCCSLAHACPTEDIWVKKATDFFKEAVFDKALLLTVVARKKDKYIVNVHSVETAGKTSVVGLMVQAGYAEYWEVKPDCPPHLGTEFVVAGGQPGPPGAITPAKKAPFAAAGRSASSKADLPAAALAGPENPFPRNVGPAPGTSECLHPYKEYVFKPGTIIDVKCSYFACPGDFSCQLQSKLPALMLLMEQMQDYYGSHRDPYQVGQVACVARYAKDGTWYRAAVLTQASPREVDVIFVDYGNQERVLLRDLCAIHPDFLLLEGQAFRCSLNNLIEPVNSESLSWTTKSCLEFGNFISSYDGLLTCIIYALVLIHPHCLCNVVDLRTPFISARQFLVNCGCARHSVFSESLPATVSLYSFCYSSFNLKIGSEEEVCISHIHSPKKFFCQLRRNSRSLEIITAKIAEISSLSSYPRFEGKTRLCLSKYFGDGFFYRAIASPVDLSSYLLIYFVDFGNKQIVAGNELLPILDQSPELLFTPMQAIKCYLSDLKDVDIPAEINVWFEENFLGKSLKAVVVSRDSDAQLGLELYDGNQQINQKIKTLLQVYGKKYDSGRGAEKFHKKCESRTSSRVLSKDKVNHYPFAVSKASYPKYLENRADPAVTSKDVHARLLKPTASLKMELALKSKASQPSKGGLRATNGGTSPESASQTGEGKPSAAETFLAKRLPALSRAEGTTRPQISDLPPPALHPNVRVKGYVSNIWSPASFHIQLAENEDLIFQLAKELNERAAARGRDVELAALSVGDLVVAEYAADSALYRAVIKNILSRNSFEVEFIDYGNTEVVHLSQLHELDRKFLTIPQLGLHSFLSGVRYNEPDELWDSKTVAYFAEKVNNKLISCEFLKKHEQKWEVNIMCDEKCVVNEMMKWIACSKKQEKVSKPSEILSKKAILGIDNKEKKRSVEGSKCPRAAFHQLAKIPSPELKPGQLEKAEILHVSKCGNFFVKLKKNVHACSSLLSLIVKEAKENPFLPVENIEEGLECLTKSRVTAAWCRARVEKKRMGDEKMLVYLLDHGRYEVVPLLGTKELGHESRTIPPQAVPCKWIWIENARKMSFESTVHLFAHLETKILFLRHLDTVWEVEILVDGLLLLEYLHVRADQREGNPGTPCELLLRGESRPPAMSFRVNSVTWALLQSGRRYGGFATAVSDPSDFCVQLEDFFDTMTALCRLLLALPDHLPVLPPQLVVPGSSCLFKYGRDEQWNRVEIAEVSAQSVLLLFMDYGFSVYLPRSECANLKVIPEELLGLPRLTYRCALYGVLPANGERWDEAAKTLLQDFLSKLGLFFLLREYSPGMKLEVDVLHGKNSLADLLVVAGYAVFSRDESHFVAVNSIQATQIEYKVQGRHVYPVVEKKVFPGENVFVTCTGKEGPPQQWKFIPWKDVYKNIFGKILPSTCLHSRNLTLKKKVGNGKHKSRSTIKVETCERNTFWERHGTSKSDPSEGNPESVPPGEVWKTYNLCTRIKALNISEEMVLEERSKSE; encoded by the coding sequence ATGTTGGCCCAGAGGGCTGAGGAGTCGCGTGGGGTGCCGTTGCGGCACTTTATGAGGCTCCGTGTTGGCTCGGGCGGGCGCTGCAGCGGGGGTCGGctcactcctcttcccttcttgtTCGCAGACGGCGGCCCCCGAGACATGGAGCTGAAGATCTCTCACATCGAGTGTCTGCCCAAGGAGATCCTGGTGAAGTTTCAGGGCAGGTACGACATCGAGTGCGAGTTCGACTACCACATCCTGCAGAGCGAGATCCAGCACATCGCCAAGACGCCCGGCGGCGTGGGGGTGGGCGACTTCTGCCTGGTGGAGGAGCGAGACTCGGGGGAATGGCACCGCGGCCGCGTCGTGGAGACCAAGAACGAGCTCTACCGCGTGTTCCTTGTCGACTGCGGGAAGGAGCTGCGCGTCGGTGCCGCGCGGGTCGCCTCGGCCCGCCAGAACCTGTTTGAGCTCCCGCCAAAGGTCGTGGTCGGGGTCTTCGCCAACATCCTCCCCCTCGGGGAGAAGTGGTCCCCCAAGGCCCTGAACTACTTCACGTCGCTGGTGGGGCGCCAGGTGAAGGGCTACGTGCAGGCCGTGCTGCCGCACCAGGCGGTCCTCCTCGAGGCCCCCCGCATCATCGCCGAGGTCCTGGAGCTGCAGCTGGCCCGGCTCGTCGACGGCGACTCCTTCCAGCTGCTCCTGGAGATGCTGAGGGACGCGGCGCCCGACCTGCTGGAGCGGCACCAGCAGCACCAGAGGCCCAGATCGCTGGGCTGCGGCGCCGACGTCTCGCCTCGCTTCCAGCACATCCTCGACAACCTGCGGCCGTCGCTGCCCGTCAACTGCATGGAGAGCGTGAAGATCGCGTCGGCGCTCAGCCCGAGCTGCTTCTACTGCCACCTGGCCAAGTGGCTGCCCGAGCTGGACAGCCTGACGGCCGCCATGTCAGCGCACTACGAGAGCGTGAGCCGGGAGCGCAACCCCCCGAGCGACAACTTCGGGCTGCTGTGCGTGGCCAAGCGCAGGAACGGCCAGTGGTACCGCGGCGTGCTGCAGCAGCTGCTGCCGCTGGACCAGGTGAAGATCTGGTTCATGGACCTGGGCAACAGCGAGGCGGTGCCGTCCAACTACGTGAAGAAGCTGAAGCAGGAGTTCAGCGCGCTGCCGCTCTTCTCGTTCCCCTGCGCGCTGTCCCTGGCGGGCAGCCCCAGCAGGGAGGCGCGCGGCCTGCAGCTCAAGCTCTTCAAGCAGGCGCTGCTGGGCCACGTGCTCTTCGCCCACATCGACCGCTTCAGCACCGACGAGGGCCTCTACTACGTCACCTTCCACAGCCACGAGGCCGTCCTCGGCTCCCGGAACCTGCTGCCGGCGAGCAAGGGCGGCCCCGTGCCCGGCCCGGCCTCACGGGGCGCTCCGGGGGATGGCGCCGACCCGGACAAGGACCTGCTGTGCAAGGTGGCCGTGTCCTGGAAGACCGTGGACATGCGGGTCGGCTCGGCGTACGTGGCCTTCGTGGAGTACGTCTTGAACCCGTCCAACTTCTGGGTGCGCACCAACGAGCACCAGAGCCAGTTCGAGGAGCTGACCAGGAAGATCGGGGAGACGTACGACGCGTGCGAGAAGGACGAGATGCTCCTCAAGAAGCCCGAGCCCGGCACCTTCTGCTGCGCGCGCTACTTCCGGGACGCGCACTTCTACCGCGCCGTCATCACCGAGGTCAGCGGCTACAAGATCAACGTCTACTTCCTGGACTTCGGGAACACCGAATCCGTCCCGTTCTATGACGTCAAAGTTCTGCTGCGGGAATTCTGCGAGCTGCCAGCCCTGGCCATGTGCTGCTCGCTGGCACACGCGTGTCCCACGGAAGACATCTGGGTCAAGAAAGCCACGGACTTCTTCAAAGAGGCCGTCTTCGACAAGGCGCTGCTGCTGACCGTCGTGGCCAGGAAGAAGGACAAGTACATCGTGAACGTGCACAGCGTCGAGACGGCTGGAAAAACGAGCGTCGTTGGGCTCATGGTGCAGGCGGGTTACGCAGAGTACTGGGAGGTCAAGCCGGACTGCCCTCCCCACCTCGGGACGGAGTTTGTGGTGGCCGGCGGCCAGCCCGGGCCCCCGGGGGCCATCACGCCGGCCAAGAAGGCTCCCTTCGCCGCGGCTGGCCGCAGCGCTTCGAGCAAGGCGGACTTGCCCGCCGCTGCTTTGGCGGGCCCAGAAAACCCCTTTCCCAGAAACGTTGGGCCGGCGCCCGGGACCAGCGAGTGCCTCCACCCGTACAAGGAGTACGTGTTCAAGCCCGGCACCATCATCGACGTCAAGTGCTCGTACTTCGCGTGCCCCGGCGACTTCTCCTGCCAGCTGCAGAGTAAGCTGCCGGCTCTGATGCTGCTCATGGAGCAGATGCAGGACTACTACGGCAGCCACCGAGACCCGTACCAGGTGGGGCAGGTGGCCTGCGTGGCCAGGTACGCCAAGGACGGCACGTGGTACCGGGCGGCTGTGCTGACGCAGGCGTCCCCCCGAGAGGTGGACGTCATCTTCGTGGACTACGGCAATCAGGAGAGGGTCCTCCTCCGCGACCTCTGTGCCATCCACCCCGACTTCCTGCTCCTGGAGGGCCAGGCGTTCCGCTGTAGCCTCAACAACCTCATCGAGCCTGTGAATTCCGAGTCCCTCAGTTGGACCACCAAGTCCTGCCTGGAGTTTGGCAACTTTATTTCTTCCTACGATGGACTGCTGACGTGTATCATCTACGCTTTGGTTCTGATCCACCCGCATTGCCTGTGCAACGTCGTCGATCTGAGGACACCGTTCATCAGTGCGCGGCAGTTTCTGGTCAATTGTGGCTGTGCGCGGCACAGCGTCTTCTCGGAGTCTTTGCCGGCGACCGTGAGCCTGTACAGCTTCTGCTATTcctcttttaacttaaaaataggAAGCGAAGAAGAAGTCTGCATATCCCACATCCACAGCCCCAAAAAGTTTTTTTGTCAATTGAGGAGAAACAGCCGAAGTCTGGAGATCATAACAGCAAAAATTGCAGAGATTAGTAGCCTCTCAAGTTATCCGAGATTTGAGGGCAAAACGAGATTATGCCTGTCGAAGTACTTTGGAGATGGTTTCTTTTACAGAGCCATAGCCTCTCCCGTGGATTTATCGTCCTATTTACTGATCTATTTTGTGGACTTCGGAAACAAACAGATCGTGGCGGGAAATGAACTGCTGCCTATTTTAGATCAGTCTCCAGAGTTACTCTTTACCCCTATGCAGGCCATCAAATGCTACCTCTCAGACCTGAAGGACGTGGACATCCCAGCAGAAATCAACGTCTGGTTCGAAGAAAACtttttgggaaagtcactgaaggCGGTCGTGGTGTCGAGGGATTCAGACGCCCAGCTCGGTCTAGAACTCTACGATGGAAATCAGCAGATAAATCAGAAGATCAAAACTCTGCTTCAAGTTTACGGGAAAAAATATGACTCGGGAAGAGGTGCGGAGAAGTTTCATAAAAAATGTGAAAGTAGAACGTCAAGTCGGGTATTATCGAAAGACAAAGTCAACCACTACCCGTTTGCTGTCAGTAAAGCAAGTTATCCTAAGTATCTTGAAAACAGAGCTGATCCGGCGGTGACTTCCAAAGATGTACATGCCAGACTCTTAAAGCCCACAGCCTCTCTGAAGATGGAGCTGGCTTTAAAAAGCAAGGCGAGCCAGCCTTCCAAAGGAGGCCTGAGAGCTACGAATGGAGGAACCAGCCCGGAATCTGCCAGCCAGACGGGTGAAGGAAAGCCTTCTGCAGCAGAGACTTTTCTAGCCAAGCGGCTCCCGGCTCTGTCCAGAGCCGAGGGGACAACGAGGCCCCAGATCTCCGACCTCCCGCCGCCTGCTCTGCACCCAAACGTCAGAGTGAAGGGCTACGTGTCGAATATATGGAGTCCAGCCAGTTTCCACATTCAGCTTGCTGAGAACGAAGACTTGATCTTTCAACTTGCCAAAGAGCTCAATGAGAGGGCGGCCGCTCGAGGCCGAGATGTTGAATTGGCGGCGCTTTCGGTGGGAGACCTTGTGGTTGCCGAGTATGCTGCTGACAGTGCCTTATACAGAGCGGTGATTAAGAACATCTTATCCAGGAATTCTTTCGAAGTGGAATTTATCGACTATGGTAACACAGAAGTTGTCCATTTGTCCCAACTCCATGAACTTGATAGGAAATTTCTGACTATTCCTCAGCTCggccttcattcttttcttagtGGAGTGCGCTACAATGAGCCTGATGAATTATGGGACAGCAAAACAGTCGCTTACTTTGCtgaaaaagtaaataacaaattaatttcttgtgaGTTTTTGAAGAAGCATGAGCAAAAGTGGGAAGTCAATATTATGTGTGATGAGAAGTGTGTTGTGAATGAAATGATGAAGTGGATAGCGTGTTCAAAGAAGCAGGAGAAAGTATCCAAACCTTCAGAAATACTCTCTAAAAAAGCGATTCTGGGTAttgataataaagaaaagaaaaggtctgTGGAGGGAAGTAAATGCCCGAGAGCAGCCTTCCACCAGCTGGCTAAAATCCCGAGTCCTGAGTTAAAGCCTGGCCAGCTGGAGAAGGCAGAGATACTTCATGTTTCAAAATGTGGAAACTTCTTTGTGAAACTAAAGAAAAACGTGCATGCGTGCTCCAGCTTGCTTTCCTTGATCGTTAAAGAAGCCAAGGAGAACCCTTTCCTCCCTGTGGAAAACATAGAAGAAGGCTTGGAGTGCTTGACAAAATCGAGAGTCACGGCGGCGTGGTGCCGTGCCAGGGTGGAGAAGAAGCGAATGGGAGATGAGAAGATGCTGGTGTACTTGCTGGACCACGGCCGCTACGAGGTAGTGCCCCTGCTGGGGACGAAGGAGCTTGGCCATGAGAGCAGGACCATTCCTCCGCAGGCTGTGCCTTGCAAGTGGATCTGGATCGAGAATGCCAGAAAGATGTCGTTTGAGTCCACGGTGCACTTGTTCGCTCACCTGGAAACGAAAATTCTGTTCCTCCGCCATCTCGACACTGTCTGGGAGGTTGAGATCCTGGTCGATGGCCTGTTGCTGTTGGAGTACCTACACGTCCGAGCTGACCAGAGAGAGGGAAACCCCGGGACTCCTTGCGAGCTCCTTCTCAGGGGGGAGTCCAGGCCCCCCGCAATGTCCTTCCGAGTGAACTCCGTGACATGGGCTCTCCTTCAGAGCGGCAGGCGCTATGGTGGCTTTGCCACGGCGGTGTCGGACCCCTCGGACTTCTGCGTGCAGCTTGAGGACTTCTTCGACACCATGACGGCCCTGTGCCGGTTGCTCCTGGCCCTGCCTGACCACCTGCCCGTCTTGCCCCCACAGCTCGTCGTGCCGGGCTCCAGCTGCTTGTTCAAGTACGGCCGTGATGAGCAGTGGAACCGAGTGGAGATTGCCGAGGTGTCCGCTCAGTCCGTGCTGCTCCTGTTCATGGACTACGGCTTCTCGGTGTACCTTCCCCGGTCCGAGTGTGCCAACCTCAAAGTGATTCCCGAGGAGCTCCTGGGCTTGCCCCGGCTCACGTACCGCTGTGCCCTGTACGGGGTCCTGCCCGCCAACGGTGAGCGCTGGGACGAGGCCGCCAAGACTTTGCTCCAAGACTTCCTGAGCAAGCTGGGCCTCTTCTTCCTGCTCCGCGAGTACAGCCCCGGGATGAAGCTGGAAGTGGACGTCCTCCACGGGAAGAACAGCCTGGCTGACCTGCTCGTGGTGGCCGGCTACGCCGTCTTCTCCAGAGACGAGTCGCACTTTGTGGCCGTCAACAGCATCCAGGCTACCCAGATCGAGTACAAAGTGCAAGGGCGGCACGTCTACCCCGTGGTGGAGAAGAAGGTCTTCCCGGGTGAGAACGTCTTCGTGACGTGCACAGGAAAGGAAGGGCCGCCGCAGCAGTGGAAGTTCATTCCCTGGAAAGACGTCTACAAAAACATTTTTGGGAAGATCCTCCCAAGTACTTGTTTGCATTCCAGAAACTTAACCCTGAAGAAGAAAGTGGGTAATGGAAAGCATAAATCCAGAAGCACCATCAAGGTTGAGACGTGCGAAAGAAATACGTTCTGGGAACGGCACGGTACCTCGAAGAGTGACCCTTCAGAGGGGAACCCTGAGAGTGTACCCCCGGGAGAAGTCTGGAAGACCTATAACCTGTGTACACGGATCAAAGCCCTGAACATCAGCGAAGAGATGGTGTTAGAAGAGCGCTCCAAGAGTGAGTAA